A stretch of Zootoca vivipara chromosome 13, rZooViv1.1, whole genome shotgun sequence DNA encodes these proteins:
- the LOC118094554 gene encoding putative protein FAM10A4, with protein MDLKRVKKLQALVNLYSQDPRLVGDRQLAVLRTHVENILQTHTGASGRKVLEEEEIFEVTNCGESDVETDEDNEIVEPDQDSLQEMGDENVRLTSEMMDQADEKREEAFDAVDKGNLQRAVELFTDAIRLNPQSSVTYVNRASTFVKLKKPNAAIRDCKKAAELNRKSAQPYKWQGKAHMLLGHWEKAAEDFTMACNLDRDEETHALLQVVQLKLQRLKEYRHKCEQKRELKEIHRRLEKVRLSLEEQERVPREENPWDEMARAGRKHLKSFLTLLDPRVMMAFLDVVWNPENIYKYRKKNVITKFTRKH; from the coding sequence ATGGACCTCAAGAGAGTGAAGAAACTTCAGGCCTTGGTCAATTTATACAGCCAAGATCCTAGGCTTGTGGGTGACAGGCAGCTTGCTGTATTGCGGACCCACGTGGAGAATATATTACAAACTCACACAGGTGCCTCTGGGAGAAAGGTACTTGAGGAGGAAGAGATATTTGAGGTCACAAACTGTGGTGAAAGTGATGTTGAAACGGATGAGGACAATGAGATTGTTGAACCCGACCAAGATAGTCTCCAAGAAATGGGGGATGAAAATGTGAGACTAACCAGCGAGATGATGGATCAGGCTGATGAAAAGAGGGAAGAGGCTTTTGACGCAGTTGATAAAGGCAATCTCCAAAGAGCCGTTGAGTTGTTTACCGATGCCATCAGGTTGAACCCTCAGTCCAGTGTCACATACGTGAACCGAgcaagcacctttgtgaaactaAAGAAACCTAATGCCGCCATCAGAGACTGTAAGAAGGCCGCTGAACTGAACCGGAAATCTGCACAGCCATATAAGTGGCAAGGGAAGGCCCATATGCTCCTAGGacattgggagaaagctgctgaAGACTTCACCATGGCTTGCAACCTTGATCGTGATGAGGAAACTCATGCTTTGCTTCAGGTGGTGCAACTGAAACTTCAGAGACTCAAGGAGTATCGTCACAAATGTGAGCAAAAGCGAGAGTTAAAGGAAATTCACAGAAGGTTAGAAAAAGTCAGACTGTCCCTGGAAGAGCAAGAGAGAGTCCCGAGAGAGGAGAACCCCTGGGATGAAATGGCCAGAGCAGGTCGGAAACATCTCAAATCTTTCCTTACCCTTTTAGATCCCCGGGTAATGATGGCATTCCTGGATGTGGTCTGGAATCCTGAAAACATCTACAAATACCGAAAGAAAAATGTGATAACTAAGTTCACTCGCAAACATTAA